A genome region from Anastrepha obliqua isolate idAnaObli1 chromosome 4, idAnaObli1_1.0, whole genome shotgun sequence includes the following:
- the LOC129244562 gene encoding attacin-B-like codes for MKFFATAVLALALFGALIEAYPQSLGGSLSSNPNGGADARLELAKGIGTPDHNLIGKVFAAGNTNGGPVATGGALAYNNHGLGAAISKTHIPGVRDTFTQSVNANLFNNGVHSLDANAFKSQNTLANGFKFDRNGAGLEYSHINGHGASLTHSNIPNFGRQLELGAKANLWSSPDRNTRLDLTGSGSKWMSGPLSGQKDFSAGLGLTHMFG; via the exons ATGAAATTCTTTGCAACTGCCGTACTTGCTTTGGCGCTCTTTGGTGCACTCATCGAAGCATATCCTCAATCGCTGGGCGGCTCGCTAAGCAGCAATCCCAACGGTGGAGCCGATGCGCGTCTGGAATTGGCGAAGGGCATTGGCACACCGGATCACAATTTGATTGGCAAAGTCTTTGCTGCGGGCAACACAAATGGTGGACCAGTGGCTACTGGTGGCGCCTTGGCTTATAATAA TCATGGTCTGGGTGCCGCCATCTCGAAGACGCACATACCCGGTGTACGCGACACATTCACCCAGAGTGTGAATGCGAATCTATTCAATAACGGTGTGCACAGCTTGGACGCAAATGCCTTCAAATCGCAAAACACACTGGCCAATGGCTTCAAATTCGACCGCAATGGTGCCGGTTTGGAATACTCGCACATCAATGGCCATGGCGCCAGTCTGACACACAGCAATATTCCCAATTTCGGCAGACAGTTGGAGTTGGGCGCCAAAGCAAATTTGTGGTCCTCTCCGGATCGTAATACGCGCTTAGATTTGACTGGCAGTGGCTCAAAATGGATGAGTGGACCGTTGAGTGGACAGAAGGATTTCAGCGCTGGCTTGGGTCTGACGCACATGTTTGGTTGA
- the LOC129244554 gene encoding 26S proteasome non-ATPase regulatory subunit 11, which translates to MAAKVVKIYQQAVEFNNRKMAGATLFERAQALTSVNREEGITLLNKIVREQEVAENDEELIRLKEQGILQLGELYKQEGKAKELADLIKVTRPFLSLISKAKAAKMVRTLVDMFLDLDAGTGIEVQLCKDCIEWAKQEKRTFLRQSLEARLIALFFDTGLYTDALALGSQLLRELKKLDDKNLLVEVQLLESKTYHALSNLPKARAALTSARTTANAIYCPPKVQGALDLQSGILHAADERDFKTAFSYFYEAFESFDSVDNAKALTGLKYMLLCKIMLGQSEDVNQIVSGKLAITYSGRDIDAMKAVAEASHKRSLADFQEALKNYKKELSEDVIVQAHLGTLYDTMLEQNLCRIIEPYSRVQVSHVAECIKLPMPQVEKKLSQMILDKKFSGILDQGEGVLIVFEETPVDKTYERVLETIHSMGKVVDTLYQKAKKLS; encoded by the exons ATGGCAGCCAAAGTGGTGAAGATCTATCAGCAGGCAGTTGAATTCAA taATCGAAAAATGGCCGGAGCTACGTTATTCGAACGCGCTCAAGCCCTCACTAGCGTCAACCGTGAAGAGGGCATTACGTTGTTGAATAAAATTGTACGTGAACAGGAAGTAGCTGAGAATGATGAAGAGTTGATTCGCTTGAAGGAGCAGGGCATCCTGCAGTTGGGGGAGTTGTATAAGCAAGAAGGCAAGGCCAAAGAATTGGCCGATTTGATCAAGGTGACGCGTCCCTTCCTCAGTTTGATAAGCAAGGCGAAGGCAGCGAAAATGGTGCGGACGCTAGTCGATATGTTTTTAGACTTGGATGCTGGTACGGGCATAGAG GTGCAATTATGCAAAGATTGCATTGAGTGGGCGAAACAAGAAAAGCGCACATTTTTACGTCAATCATTGGAGGCACGTCTCATTGCATTATTCTTCGACACAGGCTTGTATACAGACGCTTTGGCACTTGGCTCGCAGTTGCTGCGCGAACTGAAAAAATTGGATgacaaaaatttgttggttGAGGTGCAGCTGTTAGAGAGTAAAACGTATCATGCACTTAGTAATCTACCTAAAGCGCGCGCCGCACTCACCTCTGCTCGCACAACCGCCAACGCGATATATTGCCCGCCCAAGGTGCAAGGTGCTCTCGATTTACAATCGGGAATTTTACATGCCGCCGATGAACGTGACTTCAAAACGGCATTCTCCTACTTTTACGAAGCATTCGAAAGTTTCGATAGTGTGGATAATGCAAAAGCCTTAACTGGTTTAAAATACATGTTATTGTGCAAAATTATGTTAGGTCAGTCTGAGGATGTTAACCAAATTGTGAGCGGAAAATTG GCTATCACTTACTCAGGCCGCGACATTGATGCCATGAAGGCTGTAGCGGAAGCTTCACACAAACGTTCACTTGCCGATTTTCAAGAGGCattgaaaaactacaagaaGGAACTGTCAGAAGATGTAATTGTGCAGGCGCATTTGGGTACATTGTACGACACTATGTTGGAACAGAATCTGTGCCGCATTATCGAACCATACTCGCGAGTACag GTTTCTCACGTTGCCGAATGCATTAAGTTGCCCATGCCACAAGTAGAGAAAAAGCTTTCACAAATGATTCTCGACAAGAAATTCAGCGGTATCTTGGATCAAGGCGAAGGTGTACTGATCGTTTTCGAAGAGACGCCTGTTGATAAGACCTATGAGCGCGTTTTGGAGACTATTCATAGCATGGGCAAAGTGGTCGACACACTCTATCAGAAGGCCAAGAAGTTGTCATAG
- the LOC129244555 gene encoding protein aveugle yields the protein MVEETTQSSRPRMKTARPKSVCLWSVIDVRKWYMRHCGEYPQYLELFSKHEITGRALLRINDYSLQRMGISHSGDREAIFREILKQRLKTDIMEIRDMEREINTYYNTR from the exons ATGGTGGAGGAAACAACACAAAGCAGCCGGCCGCGCATGAAGACGGCACGGCCCAAATCGGTGTGTCTGTGGTCGGTAATAGATGTGCGAAAATGGTATATGCGACACTGTGGCGAATATCCACAATATCTGGAACTTTTTTCAAAG CATGAAATTACCGGCCGCGCACTACTCCGCATCAACGATTATTCGCTGCAAAGAATGGGGATCAGCCATAGTGGCGATCGCGAAGCAATTTTCCGAGAGATATTAAAACAACGACTCAAAACTGATATTATGGAAATACGTGATATGGAACGTGAGATCAATACCTATTACAACACCAGATAA
- the LOC129245235 gene encoding transcription factor SPT20 homolog: MSQKSSARIKSKRRTGEPWVSNNRVLNSASITKKGCNNIGRNPNFDTDETKLLIQLWGDPKVQRTLIIAHKKHAVLCDLASKMQQYGYYRSPEEISTRIKNLKCFYNRLKKEIDSGLASAAEPTWKHYAEMDAIMKRPIFSVRPNEVPPPSLKYQLEKAREEREERRRKVIEEGGTLSDSDDGLDELVALSNGNASKNEIDDGIIPDVEVDINDEAFAAIASAAEKTVTTLSATKRRKVSKASEGSLELGSEYEDERAVENRSNGGTDMSDVQIKEENDSMDSDEFPLCRRIKRKSVDVEKTKAQKQSKVEMNKGKVVAIKEEPIDVDADEEIVKDVISAPKSFMPTLIDRLADSSGNIIIPVSSPITIVSTATCAPKATTITTSSAMTMAIVSTAPNMPKASPTTTSSTQSAPQGKISLVPTNFLMQPKPPTPTATGPTTPAPLIPLHQSQIQLLPNALNAAGALQPGRILLSGAAGVGGAQGTPTSAGFVATGPGGMKLLLVNADQAAAQMGASNTALGKTLLPQLNAALLQQQQQHQQQQQQKQQQQNQQQQQQLQKEQQQLQQQQQEQQAQQQQLQKEQQQLQQQQQQLKEAEEAKAQAASKRQQKQQHEKQRRDELLSRKEAANMRILLRHIYVAQTENNELQQQRLALERERFDYERTAVERFFTELPKLFTQQQQQQQQQAQVLQQQQQQVAAAMQAHTQQMRLNPPKLVFTTAAVPGGAASLAGMAGMAGMAGMAGGATILTPTKLTANAMPKLAPAPTAVITQASMPAAVTVTVPPEVPVDTQTGDVQLVTPKVEQDD; encoded by the exons ATGAGCCAGAAGAGTAGTGCTCGCATCAAATCGAAACGTCGCACTGGCGAGCCGTGGGTATCCAATAACCGCGTACTCAATAGCGCATCGATCACGAAAAAAGGCTGCAACAATATCGGACGCAATCCCAATTTCGATACAGACGAAACAAAACTGCTCATACAATTGTGGGGCGATCCGAAGGTGCAGCGCACACTCATTATAGCTCACAAAAAGCATGCTGTGCTCTGCGATCTGGCGTCCAAGATGCAGCAATATGGCTACTATCGTTCGCCGGAAGAGATCAGCACACGCATCAAGAATCTCAAATGTTTCTATAATCGCTTGAAGAAGGAAATTGACTCGGGTTTGGCATCCGCAGCAGAACCTACTTGGAAGCATTACGCCGAAATGGATGCAATTATGAAGCGACCGATCTTTAGTGTGCGGCCCAATGAGGTGCCACCACCTTCGCTCAAATACCAATTGGAAAAGGCGCGTGAAGAACGGGAGGAGCGTAGGCGTAAGGTAATCGAAGAGG GCGGCACACTGTCCGACAGCGATGATGGTCTTGACGAGCTGGTGGCACTGAGTAATGGTAATGCCTCTAAAAACGAGATCGATGATGGTATAATACCCGATGTTGAGGTGGATATCAATGATGAGGCATTTGCCGCAATTGCGAGTGCGGCTGAGAAAACAGTTACAACGCTATCGGCGACCAAGCGGCGCAAGGTCTCGAAAGCGAGCGAAGGCAGCTTGGAGTTGGGTAGCGAATATGAAGATGAACGAGCTGTTGAAAATCGCAGCAATGGTGGCACCGATATGAGTGATGTGCAAATTAAAGAGGAAAATGATAGCATGGATAGTGATGAGTTTCCTTTGTGCAGGCGCATAAAGCGAAAGTCGGTGGATGTTGAAAAAACTAAAGCACAAAAGCAAAGTAAAGTTGAGATGAATAAAGGAAAAGTTGTTGCAATCAAAGAGGAGCCCATCGACGTCGATGCTGACGAAGAGATCGTAAAGGATGTAATTTCAGCGCCAAAGTCGTTTATGCCCACACTCATTGACCGATTGGCCGACAGCTCGGGGAACATTATTATACCTGTCTCGAGTCCAATAACTATTGTCTCTACCGCCACCTGTGCGCCCAAAGCAACCACCATAACCACGTCCAGCGCAATGACAATGGCCATTGTTTCCACCGCCCCCAATATGCCCAAGGCATCCCCCACAACCACGTCCAGCACACAGTCAGCACCACAGGGAAAAATTTCTCTGGTACCAACGAATTTCCTCATGCAACCCAAACCGCCAACGCCAACCGCCACCGGTCCCACAACACCAGCGCCGTTAATACCGTTGCACCAGTCGCAAATTCAATTGTTACCCAACGCTTTGAATGCCGCCGGCGCATTGCAGCCCGGACGCATTTTGCTAAGTGGCGCGGCAGGAGTAGGTGGCGCACAGGGCACGCCCACCAGCGCAGGCTTTGTGGCTACGGGTCCAGGTGGTATGAAGCTGCTGTTGGTCAATGCTGATCAAGCGGCGGCGCAAATGGGTGCATCCAACACGGCTTTGGGCAAAACGTTGTTGCCACAGCTAAATGCGGCTttactacagcaacaacaacaacatcagcagcaacaacagcaaaagcagcaacaacaaaaccaacaacaacaacaacaattgcagaAGGAGCAACAACAgttgcaacaacagcagcaagagCAGCAGGCACAGCAACAGCAATTGCAGAAGGAGCAACAgcagctacagcaacaacaacaacagttaaAAGAGGCAGAAGAGGCCAAAGCGCAGGCTGCCAGTAAGCGCCAGCAAAAGCAGCAGCATGAAAAACAGCGACGCGACGAACTATTGTCACGCAAAGAAGCCGCCAACATGCGCATACTGCTGCGCCACATATATGTTGCACAAACGGAGAATAACGAATTACAGCAGCAGCGGTTGGCGCTGGAGCGCGAACGTTTCGATTATGAACGCACGGCAGTAGAGCGTTTCTTCACCGAGCTGccaaaattattcacacaacaacaacagcaacagcaacaacaggcacaagtgctgcaacaacaacaacaacaagtagccGCTGCAATGCAGGCGCACACGCAACAGATGCGCCTGAATCCGCCAAAGCTTGTGTTCACCACAGCCGCAGTGCCGGGTGGGGCCGCCAGTTTAGCGGGTATGGCGGGCATGGCCGGCATGGCTGGCATGGCTGGTGGTGCAACCATACTGACACCAACTAAACTAACGGCGAATGCGATGCCCAAGTTGGCGCCGGCGCCAACTGCAGTCATAACGCAAGCCTCAATGCCGGCGGCAGTGACAGTGACAGTGCCACCAGAGGTgcccgtggacacgcaaactgGTGATGTGCAGTTGGTGACGCCAAAGGTAGAGCAAGATGACTGA